The Leptospira sp. WS39.C2 genome contains a region encoding:
- a CDS encoding response regulator, which translates to MQAGIGPTGRPYQILIAENSKFQSKQLQQILESEGFKIIGIAETGKELLKLYKENRQQIDLVTIEIFLPEVDGYAAFWDMKEIGVLPRVLFISEENTPSVIKALLENGAMDYIVKPIKREKILEKIKETLLKIPKV; encoded by the coding sequence ATGCAAGCAGGCATAGGACCAACAGGTAGACCATATCAGATTCTCATCGCTGAGAATTCCAAATTCCAGTCGAAGCAACTCCAACAGATTTTGGAATCGGAAGGTTTTAAAATCATTGGGATTGCCGAAACAGGAAAAGAACTTTTGAAGTTATATAAGGAAAATCGCCAACAGATTGACCTTGTCACGATTGAAATCTTTTTGCCAGAGGTAGATGGATATGCTGCATTTTGGGATATGAAGGAAATTGGTGTATTGCCAAGGGTTCTCTTCATCTCGGAAGAAAACACTCCTTCCGTGATCAAAGCTCTATTGGAAAATGGAGCGATGGATTATATCGTAAAACCAATCAAAAGGGAAAAAATACTAGAAAAAATCAAGGAAACTTTACTTAAGATTCCCAAAGTATAA
- a CDS encoding CBS domain-containing protein gives MSVKDILKDKASSVLSIEEDRNVLEATQMMVGAKVGSLIVTFQGKLVGIFTERDLMRVVAKDHTNLEKIKLKDVMTTQLTVAGPDEDVDDILNNMITKRFRHMPVLDGDKIIGLISIGDAVKTKLNQTQAEMHILREYMYGPH, from the coding sequence ATGTCCGTAAAAGATATCCTCAAAGACAAAGCCTCCTCCGTTCTTTCCATCGAAGAAGATAGAAATGTTTTGGAAGCCACTCAGATGATGGTGGGTGCCAAAGTGGGATCACTCATTGTGACTTTCCAAGGAAAATTGGTGGGAATCTTTACCGAACGAGACCTGATGCGTGTGGTTGCCAAAGACCATACCAATTTGGAAAAAATCAAATTAAAAGATGTGATGACTACCCAACTCACTGTTGCTGGTCCCGATGAAGATGTGGATGATATTTTGAACAATATGATCACAAAACGTTTCCGTCACATGCCAGTCCTTGATGGTGATAAAATCATTGGGCTCATTTCGATTGGTGATGCAGTCAAAACCAAATTGAACCAAACACAAGCGGAGATGCATATCCTCAGAGAGTATATGTACGGCCCACACTAA
- a CDS encoding aspartate aminotransferase family protein, whose amino-acid sequence MSSETKTKFDSIKQLSDKYLLNTYNRYPVAFQYGVGEMIFDQDNKGYIDFLAGIAVSNLGHGEADLIEAMRNQMDKILHSSNLYYSEEQAKLAEVIIENSIPGKVFLCNSGTEANEAAFKLMRRHGINQNIDSPVILALHSSFHGRTLSAMSMTGNESVRNGFGELAADVHFVEPNNEDSLIQAFEQYGGSIAGIIMELIIGEGGVIPLTQSFVNLARKLTEETNSLLVFDEIQTGMGRTGKMFCFEHYGMYPDAFTLAKALGSGFPMGALVVSKEYESVLEKGMHGSTFGGNHLACVAAYETFKIILSRNLLDHVSTISEQMFLRLKQIMESTGKIKEVRGRGLHIGVELYTESRPVVEECLKRGLVVNSTAGKVIRIIPPLILSIEKATEGLDILESVLKEMK is encoded by the coding sequence ATGAGCTCCGAAACCAAAACCAAATTTGATAGTATCAAACAACTTTCTGACAAATACTTACTAAATACTTACAACAGATATCCTGTTGCTTTCCAATATGGTGTCGGAGAGATGATCTTTGACCAAGATAACAAAGGTTATATTGACTTTTTAGCTGGAATTGCTGTATCGAATTTAGGCCACGGGGAAGCGGACCTGATTGAAGCCATGCGGAACCAAATGGATAAAATCCTACACTCATCCAATTTGTATTACTCAGAAGAACAGGCGAAACTCGCAGAAGTGATCATTGAAAACAGTATCCCAGGAAAAGTGTTTTTATGTAATTCGGGAACTGAGGCAAATGAAGCTGCATTTAAACTAATGCGTAGGCATGGAATCAACCAAAACATTGATAGTCCAGTGATATTAGCTCTTCACTCCAGTTTTCATGGCAGGACATTATCTGCTATGTCCATGACGGGAAATGAATCTGTACGCAATGGTTTTGGAGAACTGGCAGCTGACGTCCATTTTGTGGAACCCAATAATGAAGATTCCCTCATCCAAGCTTTTGAACAATATGGTGGTTCGATTGCTGGTATCATTATGGAACTCATCATTGGAGAAGGTGGAGTGATCCCTCTCACTCAATCCTTTGTGAACCTCGCACGTAAACTCACGGAAGAAACCAACTCTCTACTGGTGTTTGATGAAATCCAAACAGGGATGGGACGAACAGGAAAGATGTTTTGTTTTGAACATTATGGAATGTATCCTGATGCATTCACACTTGCCAAAGCACTTGGGTCTGGATTTCCAATGGGTGCCCTTGTTGTTTCCAAAGAATACGAATCCGTTTTGGAAAAAGGGATGCATGGTTCTACCTTTGGTGGAAACCACCTAGCATGTGTTGCCGCTTATGAAACATTTAAAATCATACTCTCTCGAAATTTACTCGATCACGTATCTACGATCTCGGAACAGATGTTCCTACGTTTAAAACAAATCATGGAGTCCACAGGGAAAATCAAAGAAGTTCGTGGTCGAGGGCTTCATATCGGTGTGGAATTGTATACAGAATCAAGACCTGTTGTGGAAGAATGTTTGAAACGTGGTCTTGTGGTCAATAGCACCGCAGGAAAAGTCATTCGTATTATCCCTCCACTCATCTTAAGCATCGAAAAAGCGACAGAAGGATTGGATATTTTAGAATCAGTTTTAAAGGAAATGAAATGA
- the hemW gene encoding radical SAM family heme chaperone HemW, translating to MKPYTNETIWQVRNSVLGIYVHFPYCFKKCDYCDFYSEGIGSGPANDELSLFTSYQKEVLERISHFPNIKNKTIDTVFFGGGTPSKASSKLWENFLHFLRSEFDFAKDTEISIEVNPEDLSPTLLDEYARIGINRVNVGVQTRNPIGLEFLGRHYDKEKYDSLLNTLTHSPIKRVGIDLMYGIPGLNESDFFTDLDYFLDAGLPHLSLYSLTLEKGTQYSRDVKDLKKTEPEERIQSEILLTLPELMENKGYHWYEVSNYAKPGFESKHNLKYWTYEPYLGIGPGAHGMIEGHRYGNPRNAILYQKKTPTQKYEVVTPNSELALTLFRLFSPFRYLEFIQTYLDSPSQNHYIQTIHSWKNRGLCTISDGVFQWKKEALLLLDDLVLEISN from the coding sequence ATGAAACCTTATACAAATGAAACCATCTGGCAAGTCAGAAATTCCGTTTTAGGAATCTATGTCCATTTTCCGTATTGTTTCAAAAAATGTGATTATTGTGATTTTTATTCAGAAGGGATTGGGAGTGGACCAGCTAACGACGAATTGTCGCTTTTTACATCTTACCAAAAAGAAGTTTTAGAACGAATTTCTCATTTTCCAAACATAAAAAACAAAACAATCGATACTGTCTTTTTTGGTGGTGGGACTCCCTCTAAAGCCTCGTCAAAACTATGGGAAAACTTTCTACATTTCCTTCGTTCCGAATTTGATTTTGCCAAAGACACAGAAATCTCCATTGAAGTGAATCCGGAAGACTTAAGTCCAACCTTACTCGATGAATATGCAAGGATTGGCATCAACCGTGTGAATGTGGGAGTCCAAACACGTAACCCAATTGGTTTAGAATTTTTGGGAAGGCATTACGACAAAGAAAAATACGACTCACTCCTAAACACACTCACACACTCTCCCATCAAACGGGTAGGAATTGATTTGATGTATGGAATACCCGGGTTAAACGAATCTGATTTTTTCACTGACTTAGATTACTTTTTAGATGCGGGTCTTCCCCATTTGAGTTTGTATTCTCTCACTCTGGAAAAAGGGACCCAATATTCTAGAGATGTAAAAGACCTTAAAAAAACAGAACCAGAAGAAAGGATTCAATCGGAAATTCTACTCACCTTACCCGAGTTAATGGAAAATAAGGGATACCATTGGTATGAAGTTTCTAATTATGCCAAACCAGGTTTTGAATCCAAACATAACCTCAAGTATTGGACTTATGAACCCTATCTTGGCATTGGTCCTGGTGCACATGGAATGATCGAAGGTCATCGGTATGGAAATCCAAGAAATGCAATCCTCTACCAAAAAAAAACACCTACACAAAAATATGAAGTAGTGACTCCTAATTCGGAACTTGCCCTCACACTCTTTCGGTTATTTTCTCCGTTTCGTTATTTAGAGTTTATTCAAACTTATTTAGATTCGCCGAGCCAAAACCACTACATCCAAACCATTCATTCTTGGAAAAATCGAGGTCTCTGCACAATATCCGATGGTGTTTTCCAATGGAAAAAGGAAGCATTACTTTTGTTAGATGATCTGGTATTAGAAATCTCCAATTGA
- a CDS encoding aminotransferase class I/II-fold pyridoxal phosphate-dependent enzyme, translating into MEPREFFIEDRLERFRLNAFCNLGESGLSHFTMEEMLSLAGLTGKDLSQIPMYDAPNQGSFELRQTIANLYPGVSPEEVLVTTGTGEALYIAFQLLVRPQSKLALVWPAFQALYEIPKMLGSEILPVPYTNAFTSSTWEGIDADLYVVNHPHNPSGMTFSTNEWDSLLSCFHTKKKTVLFDEHYRFLPKGGGLGKTGVDPNHQFFGTGSFTKCFGVTGLRVGWLIADKGFVKRARSFKDYLTHTVNPISERIALGLLKEKDSFLPSIQTRVQNNIDHFTSVWRDLPKVAFFSPPEGGLVGWLRLEPGIRSEDYADRLIERTGVFVLPGSNFEMDGFIRIGFGAKEDVFSEGLERWKSCTDLI; encoded by the coding sequence TTGGAACCAAGAGAATTTTTCATAGAAGACAGACTGGAACGATTCCGTCTGAACGCATTTTGTAATTTAGGGGAAAGTGGCCTTTCCCATTTCACAATGGAAGAGATGCTTTCTTTGGCAGGTCTCACAGGGAAAGATCTTTCCCAAATTCCAATGTATGATGCACCAAACCAAGGCTCATTCGAACTCCGCCAAACGATCGCCAACTTGTATCCAGGTGTTTCACCCGAGGAGGTCCTAGTCACAACAGGAACAGGGGAAGCCTTGTACATTGCCTTCCAACTTTTGGTGAGGCCTCAATCAAAACTGGCCCTAGTTTGGCCAGCCTTCCAAGCCCTGTATGAAATCCCAAAAATGCTCGGATCAGAAATCCTTCCCGTCCCATATACAAATGCATTTACCTCATCCACTTGGGAAGGTATCGATGCAGATCTTTATGTTGTGAACCATCCACACAATCCATCCGGTATGACGTTTTCCACAAACGAATGGGACTCACTCCTCAGTTGCTTCCATACAAAAAAGAAAACCGTATTATTTGATGAACACTACCGATTTTTGCCAAAGGGTGGGGGTTTGGGAAAAACGGGAGTGGATCCCAATCATCAATTTTTTGGAACTGGTTCCTTTACCAAATGTTTTGGAGTCACTGGCCTTCGGGTGGGTTGGCTTATTGCAGACAAAGGCTTTGTCAAACGAGCGAGGTCGTTTAAGGATTATCTCACACATACAGTAAACCCGATTTCTGAACGGATTGCACTTGGCCTTCTCAAAGAAAAAGATTCATTCCTTCCTTCCATTCAAACTCGTGTACAAAACAATATTGATCATTTTACATCCGTTTGGCGAGATTTGCCCAAAGTAGCATTTTTTTCTCCACCTGAAGGAGGGCTTGTGGGTTGGCTTCGTTTAGAACCAGGGATTCGTTCTGAAGACTATGCCGATAGACTCATTGAACGCACAGGGGTTTTTGTACTACCCGGATCCAATTTTGAAATGGATGGATTTATACGGATTGGTTTTGGAGCCAAGGAAGATGTGTTTTCAGAAGGATTGGAGAGGTGGAAATCATGTACGGATCTCATTTAA
- a CDS encoding polyphenol oxidase family protein: protein MRSEISLPYGKVRFGTFGKKECSFGKEDQRIFPKSAIEWFSYTKEIILKQFDDPSLQVHSLNQIHGDTIQYVDGISFGLNGEKVFDGDGLFSFVSKQILVVRTADCVPVFLYSTKRPLVSIIHSGWKGTKLGITETMIEILLAKGFTLDELRIEIGPYIQRSDYEVGEDVAQYFKDLGKEVCLPKQDGKYFLDVGLTIEKRVKHKFGERVVILNEHSNVFQSPLYFSHRAKEEGRNLNFILWES, encoded by the coding sequence ATGAGAAGTGAAATTTCCCTTCCGTATGGCAAGGTGCGATTTGGCACTTTTGGAAAAAAAGAGTGTTCCTTTGGAAAGGAAGATCAACGAATATTTCCGAAATCAGCTATCGAATGGTTCTCATATACAAAAGAAATTATTTTAAAACAATTTGATGATCCTTCTTTACAAGTACATAGTTTAAACCAAATCCATGGAGATACAATCCAATACGTAGACGGAATCAGTTTTGGTTTGAACGGAGAAAAAGTTTTTGATGGAGATGGACTTTTTAGTTTTGTTTCAAAACAAATATTGGTAGTGAGAACTGCGGATTGTGTTCCAGTATTTTTATATTCAACAAAAAGACCCTTGGTATCAATTATACACTCAGGATGGAAGGGAACAAAACTAGGCATCACTGAAACAATGATCGAGATTTTATTAGCAAAAGGTTTCACATTGGATGAATTGCGAATTGAAATTGGTCCATATATCCAAAGATCTGATTATGAAGTCGGAGAAGATGTAGCTCAGTATTTTAAAGATTTAGGAAAAGAAGTATGCCTACCAAAACAAGACGGTAAATATTTTTTAGATGTTGGCCTAACAATTGAAAAGAGGGTGAAACACAAGTTTGGCGAGAGAGTGGTTATTTTAAATGAACATTCAAATGTATTTCAAAGCCCTCTTTACTTTAGCCACAGGGCCAAAGAAGAAGGCCGTAATTTGAACTTTATACTTTGGGAATCTTAA
- the leuB gene encoding 3-isopropylmalate dehydrogenase gives MKKVAVLAGDGIGPEVMEVALQVVRKALGSKSSEFSFEHALVGGAAIDATGFPLPEETLKLCESSSAIFFGSVGGPKWEGLPPDRQPERGALLPLRKHFDLFANLRPAIIYPELKKASPIRGDIIGDGLDILILRELTSGIYFGKPKGREGSGPEEFAFDTMRYSRREIERIARTAFEAARKRNKKVTSIDKANVLTTSVLWREVVVELHKKEFSDCVLEHLYVDNAAMQLIVKPKQFDVMLCENMFGDILSDEASIITGSIGMLPSASLSESGFGLYEPSGGSAPDIAGKGIANPIAQILSGALMLRYSFSMEKEAVSIENAIRSVLKKGLRTRDIAEEGTTVLGTKEIGVEIEKALG, from the coding sequence ATGAAAAAAGTAGCGGTACTTGCCGGTGATGGAATCGGCCCAGAAGTAATGGAAGTGGCCTTACAAGTGGTAAGGAAAGCATTAGGATCAAAATCAAGTGAATTTAGTTTTGAACACGCATTAGTTGGAGGTGCAGCGATCGATGCTACTGGTTTTCCATTACCAGAAGAAACATTAAAACTTTGTGAATCATCCAGTGCTATCTTTTTTGGTTCCGTGGGTGGACCAAAATGGGAAGGCCTCCCACCTGACAGACAACCTGAAAGGGGTGCCCTACTTCCACTTCGAAAACATTTTGATTTGTTTGCGAACCTTCGCCCAGCGATCATTTACCCAGAATTAAAAAAAGCAAGTCCCATCCGTGGTGACATCATCGGTGATGGTCTCGACATTCTCATCTTACGTGAATTAACTTCTGGAATCTATTTTGGTAAACCAAAAGGTCGTGAAGGAAGTGGACCCGAAGAATTTGCTTTTGACACCATGCGTTATTCTAGAAGGGAAATTGAACGGATCGCACGCACAGCGTTCGAAGCAGCAAGAAAACGAAATAAAAAAGTAACAAGCATTGATAAGGCAAACGTCCTCACCACTTCTGTATTGTGGAGAGAAGTGGTAGTCGAACTTCATAAAAAAGAATTCTCTGATTGTGTTTTGGAACACCTCTATGTGGACAACGCAGCAATGCAACTCATCGTAAAACCAAAACAATTTGATGTAATGCTTTGTGAAAATATGTTCGGGGACATACTTTCCGATGAAGCTTCCATTATCACAGGTTCTATTGGAATGTTACCATCTGCTTCTCTTTCTGAATCTGGGTTCGGACTTTATGAACCATCCGGCGGTTCAGCTCCTGACATCGCGGGAAAAGGAATCGCAAATCCCATCGCCCAAATCCTTTCTGGAGCTCTTATGTTAAGATACTCCTTTTCTATGGAAAAAGAAGCAGTATCCATCGAAAACGCCATCCGCTCCGTTCTCAAAAAAGGGCTCAGGACTCGTGACATCGCTGAAGAAGGCACAACTGTTCTTGGAACCAAAGAAATTGGGGTTGAAATCGAAAAGGCACTTGGATAA
- a CDS encoding MFS transporter, translating into MSQSPKKIQFILFLIVFTDMMGFSLLFPLFPKTLEFFLAKGDDGFFRTFYSFAQILSFGGETKYTFVLFGGILGSIYSLLQFLAAPVWGRFSDHSGRRAILLFTTFGNTIGYLLWLFSSQFWMFVLSRVITGMMGGNLSVASAAMADQTDEKSRAAGMGFLGAGIGLGFVMGPLLGGISSQWTFLDSYFLEGSFVIFPASAFFAILVSLVSMVLVYLFLPKTKPEKVQEKEIHPFLSLKKIESRNLVRISLLNLLFVLSFSGFEFVVNFFLSDTFQFSPKQIGFTFLYIGIIIILVQGGVVRRLSGKISEKKISFYGGVLVVFGMALLVLVGTKFNGLFLSLFFLAFGSALVNPGLSSFASLESGKGDLGRSLGLFRSFGSLGRAVSPIVFSLLYFQKGPSFAFLVSLILLCGFTFLIWKQKERTN; encoded by the coding sequence ATGAGTCAGTCTCCTAAAAAAATCCAATTTATATTGTTTTTAATCGTTTTTACGGACATGATGGGTTTTTCCCTATTATTCCCACTTTTTCCTAAGACATTGGAATTTTTTTTGGCAAAAGGAGATGATGGATTCTTCCGAACGTTTTATTCATTTGCTCAAATTTTATCGTTTGGTGGTGAAACCAAATACACCTTCGTATTGTTTGGTGGAATTTTAGGAAGTATTTATAGTTTATTACAATTTTTAGCTGCTCCTGTTTGGGGAAGGTTCTCTGACCATTCAGGGCGTCGTGCCATATTACTCTTCACAACGTTTGGAAACACCATTGGGTATCTTCTTTGGTTATTTTCCTCTCAGTTTTGGATGTTTGTTTTAAGCCGTGTGATTACGGGAATGATGGGTGGGAATTTATCAGTCGCTTCTGCTGCCATGGCGGACCAAACCGATGAAAAATCAAGAGCCGCTGGGATGGGATTTTTAGGGGCAGGGATAGGGCTTGGATTTGTAATGGGGCCACTCCTTGGTGGGATAAGTTCTCAGTGGACATTTTTAGATTCCTACTTTTTAGAAGGCAGTTTTGTGATTTTTCCTGCGTCTGCTTTTTTTGCGATATTGGTTTCTCTTGTTTCTATGGTCCTTGTGTATTTGTTTTTACCAAAAACTAAACCAGAGAAAGTCCAAGAAAAAGAGATTCATCCTTTTCTATCCTTAAAGAAAATTGAGTCCAGGAATTTGGTTCGGATTTCCTTACTCAATCTGTTATTTGTTTTGAGTTTTTCTGGATTTGAATTTGTTGTGAATTTTTTTCTATCAGATACATTTCAATTTTCACCCAAACAAATTGGATTTACCTTTTTATACATTGGGATCATCATCATTCTTGTGCAAGGTGGTGTTGTGAGGAGACTCTCTGGAAAAATTTCAGAGAAAAAAATATCCTTTTATGGAGGGGTGTTAGTTGTTTTCGGAATGGCTCTCCTTGTCCTTGTTGGCACTAAATTCAATGGGCTTTTCCTTTCTTTGTTCTTTTTGGCCTTCGGAAGTGCACTTGTCAATCCTGGTTTATCTTCTTTTGCTTCTTTAGAAAGCGGGAAAGGGGACCTCGGAAGATCACTTGGACTTTTTCGTAGTTTTGGATCACTAGGGAGAGCCGTTTCTCCCATCGTATTTTCCTTGTTATACTTTCAAAAAGGACCAAGTTTTGCTTTTCTTGTTTCGTTAATCCTTCTTTGTGGGTTTACCTTTTTAATTTGGAAACAAAAAGAACGTACAAATTAG
- a CDS encoding phospho-sugar mutase, which translates to MLKPEDNILSWTKSPFSTEIQSEAKKAFEDWQKGITSELVDSYAHPLSFGTGGIRGKIGNGIGKMNLYTVGRAALGFLSYLKETKENPSIVIAYDSRRLSKEFAELSAGIGATLGVKVYLFPKVTPTPILSYAIRYYKASGGIVITASHNPPEYNGFKAYLADGGQLVPPDDALIIKRIGDIEDWSSIPMISKSDKVYKKFVKSVGADCFKTYLKELKKANVQSKAKPKTRNNLKIVYSPLHGTGGEYMKEMLSFFGYKSVFLVPEQKKPDGEFPTVKYPNPEEKEALALCEFHAKKKKAEVFIATDPDADRLGVGVRKSDGEYEYLNGNQIGSIMAAYLSERKKTKGKVYHLVKTIVTTDLQEAIAKKNGIKIKNVLTGFKYIAEEMKQIETKKNNLFLFGGEESYGYLPVPFVRDKDSLSSALLFVEILAEKGDLLSYLNEIYLKYGLYRESLYSLTLEGSTGQTKIKESIETLRKENLIGKMIGARKVVGVLDYETQNAVGKGKTSAFKGMPKSNVIQVELEGNAKLTIRPSGTEPKVKVYSSFASLKKPKKSSEIPGLWETLGSEISHAEKEFLQLAGLL; encoded by the coding sequence ATGTTGAAACCAGAAGACAATATCCTATCTTGGACGAAATCACCTTTTTCTACAGAAATCCAATCCGAGGCCAAAAAGGCATTCGAAGATTGGCAAAAAGGAATCACCTCAGAACTCGTCGATTCATATGCACACCCACTCAGTTTTGGTACAGGGGGGATCCGCGGGAAAATCGGAAATGGGATCGGTAAAATGAACCTGTATACCGTAGGTCGTGCTGCTCTCGGTTTCCTCAGTTATTTAAAAGAAACAAAAGAAAATCCATCCATTGTCATCGCTTATGATTCCCGAAGGTTATCCAAAGAATTTGCCGAACTGTCTGCAGGCATTGGTGCCACTCTTGGTGTGAAGGTATATCTATTTCCGAAAGTAACACCGACACCTATTTTGTCTTATGCCATTCGGTATTACAAGGCAAGTGGTGGGATTGTGATCACTGCATCCCATAACCCACCAGAATACAATGGTTTCAAAGCATACCTTGCCGATGGAGGACAACTTGTCCCTCCAGACGATGCACTCATCATCAAACGAATTGGTGATATAGAAGATTGGTCTTCAATACCTATGATTTCCAAATCAGACAAGGTTTACAAAAAGTTTGTCAAGTCTGTTGGAGCCGATTGTTTCAAAACCTATTTAAAAGAATTAAAAAAGGCAAATGTACAGTCAAAAGCCAAACCAAAAACTCGTAACAATTTAAAAATCGTTTACTCTCCGTTACATGGGACAGGTGGAGAGTATATGAAAGAGATGTTATCCTTTTTTGGATACAAATCTGTGTTTTTAGTCCCTGAACAAAAAAAACCAGATGGCGAATTTCCAACGGTCAAATACCCGAACCCAGAAGAAAAAGAAGCTCTCGCCTTATGTGAGTTTCACGCCAAAAAGAAAAAAGCAGAAGTGTTTATTGCCACAGACCCAGATGCAGACAGGTTGGGTGTCGGTGTTCGAAAGTCCGACGGGGAATATGAATATCTAAATGGAAACCAAATTGGTTCCATTATGGCAGCTTACCTTTCTGAACGTAAAAAAACGAAAGGCAAAGTATACCACTTAGTCAAAACCATTGTCACAACCGACTTACAAGAAGCCATTGCGAAAAAAAATGGAATCAAAATCAAAAATGTACTTACTGGGTTCAAATACATTGCTGAAGAAATGAAACAGATTGAAACAAAGAAAAACAATTTGTTTCTTTTTGGTGGTGAAGAATCTTACGGATACCTTCCCGTACCTTTTGTACGAGACAAAGATTCCCTTTCCAGTGCCCTCCTGTTTGTGGAGATCCTGGCAGAAAAAGGAGACCTACTTTCTTACCTGAATGAAATTTATCTGAAGTATGGACTGTACCGAGAAAGTTTGTATTCTCTTACCTTAGAAGGAAGTACAGGACAAACCAAAATCAAAGAATCCATTGAGACCTTACGAAAAGAAAACCTCATTGGAAAGATGATTGGGGCAAGGAAAGTGGTAGGAGTCCTCGATTATGAAACACAAAACGCCGTAGGCAAAGGAAAAACATCCGCATTCAAAGGTATGCCAAAATCTAATGTGATCCAAGTGGAACTAGAAGGGAATGCAAAACTCACGATCCGCCCCTCTGGGACTGAACCTAAAGTAAAAGTATATTCCTCATTTGCTTCTTTGAAGAAACCAAAAAAATCTTCTGAGATCCCAGGCCTTTGGGAAACACTTGGATCCGAAATCTCTCACGCTGAAAAAGAATTTTTACAACTAGCAGGCCTATTATGA
- a CDS encoding ribonuclease H-like domain-containing protein encodes MYGSHLRQSLQLFSGIGEKKEKQLFGVGVYDWTSLIQYQKTTNDPLLPSVTILEDRLEKLETEFQEANFTFFTNELPSLEYWRLWQNFPERFCFLDIETTGISESSVTTVVSLFQNETIRTFERGKDLEFLFDSIVSEDIIVTYNGRRFDIPFLEREFHYRVKNPQLDLMNLLHSMGIKGGLKKSEIQLGLVRPEAIAGMDGREAPRLWYSYQQTNNIEALEKLIAYNREDTKNLKLVLEKSIDLLTENRLF; translated from the coding sequence ATGTACGGATCTCATTTAAGACAAAGCCTCCAACTCTTTTCTGGCATAGGCGAAAAAAAAGAAAAACAATTGTTTGGGGTTGGTGTGTATGATTGGACATCACTCATCCAATACCAAAAAACAACGAACGATCCTCTTTTGCCATCGGTAACCATTTTGGAAGACCGTCTGGAAAAATTGGAAACCGAATTTCAGGAAGCCAATTTTACGTTTTTTACAAATGAACTTCCGAGCCTTGAATACTGGAGGCTCTGGCAAAACTTTCCAGAACGTTTTTGTTTTTTAGACATAGAGACAACTGGGATCTCGGAATCTTCCGTCACGACAGTTGTGAGTTTATTTCAAAACGAAACCATTCGCACTTTTGAACGGGGGAAAGACTTAGAGTTTTTATTTGATTCCATTGTTTCTGAAGACATTATAGTGACTTATAATGGAAGGCGATTTGACATTCCATTTTTAGAAAGAGAATTCCACTACCGCGTGAAAAATCCTCAACTGGATCTCATGAACCTCTTACATTCCATGGGGATCAAAGGGGGACTAAAAAAATCCGAAATCCAACTGGGCCTTGTTAGACCAGAAGCCATTGCAGGGATGGATGGAAGGGAAGCACCTCGCCTTTGGTATTCTTACCAACAGACAAACAACATAGAAGCACTAGAAAAATTAATTGCGTATAACAGAGAGGATACGAAGAACCTCAAATTAGTTTTAGAAAAATCGATTGATTTGTTAACTGAAAACCGACTGTTTTAG
- a CDS encoding bifunctional nuclease domain-containing protein encodes MEFYEVKISDISLTNVGFAVFLRPKDSEDKRVVPIFIGPLETHSITTVIDGTKPPRPMTHDLMLYMLTSLGATVLKITIEEIIDSTFYAKIQLRRDEEIITLDARPSDSIALALRANAPIFIAKSVLDETGIIMKEDEIQGENISSEKKIQALPKSNLQILEETLENALKTEDYETAAKIRDQIKKLIENS; translated from the coding sequence ATGGAGTTTTATGAAGTAAAAATTTCTGATATCAGCCTGACCAATGTTGGTTTTGCCGTTTTTTTGCGTCCTAAGGATTCGGAAGACAAACGTGTGGTTCCGATTTTCATCGGACCTCTAGAAACCCATTCCATCACCACTGTCATTGACGGCACAAAACCGCCAAGACCAATGACCCATGATTTGATGTTGTATATGTTAACATCACTTGGTGCAACTGTTCTTAAAATCACAATCGAAGAGATCATCGACAGTACGTTTTACGCCAAAATCCAACTGCGTCGAGATGAAGAAATCATCACTTTGGATGCACGTCCATCAGATTCCATCGCCCTTGCCCTTCGTGCCAATGCTCCGATTTTTATCGCAAAATCTGTGTTAGATGAGACGGGTATCATCATGAAAGAAGATGAGATCCAAGGGGAAAACATTTCTTCTGAGAAAAAAATACAAGCTCTTCCCAAATCTAATTTACAAATATTAGAAGAGACTTTGGAAAATGCTTTAAAAACAGAAGATTATGAAACAGCCGCAAAAATCCGCGACCAAATCAAAAAACTCATCGAAAACAGTTAA